From the Bubalus kerabau isolate K-KA32 ecotype Philippines breed swamp buffalo chromosome 2, PCC_UOA_SB_1v2, whole genome shotgun sequence genome, one window contains:
- the LNP1 gene encoding leukemia NUP98 fusion partner 1 isoform X2: MEHKDDDDDDDDVSFAKWMSSFWGHSWIEEDERGLRDRRGSQDASYRKSSLPCPFPVLPRMMSSASHPRRYSYEDQGFRCHTQVRDHRKCSGDGSFKEPLESKGRSHSKIQSFSHSFEQQLCFRTKRSVSLGPESRKERNERERPFLEVRSCKKVEEKRSSRKEEHGEVYLPTLSEKALK; the protein is encoded by the exons ATGGAGcacaaagatgatgatgatgatgatgatgatgtgtcTTTTGCCAAATGGATGAGCAGCTTCTGGGGTCACAGCTGGATAGAGGAGGATGAGCGAGGACTCCGGGACCGCCGTGGATCACAAGACGCCAGTTACAGGAAAagctccctgccctgccca TTTCCTGTACTTCCCAGAATGATGTCATCTGCCAGCCATCCTAGAAGGTATTCTTATGAGGACCAGGGATTTCGATGCCACACTCAAGTGCGGGATCACAGAAAGTGCTCAGGGGATGGGTCATTTAAGGAGCCATTGGAATCAAAAGGAAGATCCCATTCCAAAATTCAGTCATTTTCACACTCCTTTGAACAGCAACTGTGCTTTAGAACCAAACGTTCCGTCTCTTTG GGACCTGAGagcagaaaggagagaaatgagAGAGAACGCCCGTTTCTGGAAGTGAGGTCTTGCAAGAAAGTGGAGGAAAAAAGGAGCTCTAGGAAGGAAGAGCATGGAGAAGTGTACCTGCCCACCCTGTCTGAAAAAGCGCTCAAATAA
- the LNP1 gene encoding leukemia NUP98 fusion partner 1 isoform X1: MLSLTVSCETGPASLCLHSALTYPWDLFWGHSWIEEDERGLRDRRGSQDASYRKSSLPCPFPVLPRMMSSASHPRRYSYEDQGFRCHTQVRDHRKCSGDGSFKEPLESKGRSHSKIQSFSHSFEQQLCFRTKRSVSLGPESRKERNERERPFLEVRSCKKVEEKRSSRKEEHGEVYLPTLSEKALK; encoded by the exons ATGCTGTCTCTAACAGTCTCTTGTGAAACAG GCCCTGCTTCTCTCTGTCTGCACTCTGCCTTGACCTACCCATGGGACCT CTTCTGGGGTCACAGCTGGATAGAGGAGGATGAGCGAGGACTCCGGGACCGCCGTGGATCACAAGACGCCAGTTACAGGAAAagctccctgccctgccca TTTCCTGTACTTCCCAGAATGATGTCATCTGCCAGCCATCCTAGAAGGTATTCTTATGAGGACCAGGGATTTCGATGCCACACTCAAGTGCGGGATCACAGAAAGTGCTCAGGGGATGGGTCATTTAAGGAGCCATTGGAATCAAAAGGAAGATCCCATTCCAAAATTCAGTCATTTTCACACTCCTTTGAACAGCAACTGTGCTTTAGAACCAAACGTTCCGTCTCTTTG GGACCTGAGagcagaaaggagagaaatgagAGAGAACGCCCGTTTCTGGAAGTGAGGTCTTGCAAGAAAGTGGAGGAAAAAAGGAGCTCTAGGAAGGAAGAGCATGGAGAAGTGTACCTGCCCACCCTGTCTGAAAAAGCGCTCAAATAA